The Pseudoalteromonas translucida KMM 520 genome segment ATATTGATGGCGTATTTTCTGATGGCCGAATTTACCTTGGCAACCAAGGTGAAGAGCTAAAAGCATTTAATACAAAAGATGGCTTTGGTATTAAAGCACTTATTAACAGCGGCTTTGAAGTAGCGGTTATTACCGGCAGGCACTCGCAAATAGTACAACAACGCATGACCAGCTTAACCGTACAGCATATTTATCAAGGTCAAGAAAACAAGCTTATTGCCTACCAAGAACTTAAAAACAAACTTAATTTAAGCGATGAGCAAATTGCTTATATTGGTGATGACGGCCCAGATATGCCTGTTATGGAGTTAGTTGGCTTTGCAGTAGCAGTAAACGACGCGCATCCACTAATTAAACGCTTAGCACATTATACTACGCAAATGCCGGGTGGTTTTGGTGCAGTAAGAGAGCTAACCGACTTACTTATGCTTGAAAACAATAAACCATTAACCAGCCAAGGCACTAGTTCATGAATATAGCGCGCATAGTCTTAAGCGTTTTATTCATCAGCTGTATGGTTTGGCTTTGGTACCCTTATTTTACTCAGGTAAATACGGTTGTTAAAGCCGACTCCGAAGTAATAGCTAAACCCGATTACACCGCCATTGAGCTAAAACAAACAGCTTTTGACGAAAACGGTAAAATTAGCCATAAAGTAACTGCGGTTAAAATGGAGCTTTACGAGCAGCTAGGATTTACCTTATTCGAAAAGCCTACTTTTATATTGTACGACGACAGGCAAACTTGGCGTATAAATGCTGATGAAGCAACACTTTACGATGAAAGACAATTAATTTTAGAGGGTAATGTAACTGCCCAAAACTTAATTGATGGCGCAATGATAGACAAAATCACCGCCGACAATATTCAAGTAGATATAAAGCTACTCACTATGCGCAGCGAACAACCCGTTATTATAACTGGACCGAATTTAAAGATCACCGGTAAAGGCCTTGAAGCCAATTTAACAACCGAGGTGATAAAACTAATTAACCATACGCGAACACTATATTATGACCAATAACCTTGCAAAAATACTTATTATTCCATCGCTTATACTTGTATTTAATAGTAATGCGGCAGAGCAAAGTACTTCCCCACTAGCTAAT includes the following:
- the kdsC gene encoding 3-deoxy-manno-octulosonate-8-phosphatase KdsC, whose translation is MQFEELYQALSDDAKARAKKVKLLICDIDGVFSDGRIYLGNQGEELKAFNTKDGFGIKALINSGFEVAVITGRHSQIVQQRMTSLTVQHIYQGQENKLIAYQELKNKLNLSDEQIAYIGDDGPDMPVMELVGFAVAVNDAHPLIKRLAHYTTQMPGGFGAVRELTDLLMLENNKPLTSQGTSS
- the lptC gene encoding LPS export ABC transporter periplasmic protein LptC, which produces MNIARIVLSVLFISCMVWLWYPYFTQVNTVVKADSEVIAKPDYTAIELKQTAFDENGKISHKVTAVKMELYEQLGFTLFEKPTFILYDDRQTWRINADEATLYDERQLILEGNVTAQNLIDGAMIDKITADNIQVDIKLLTMRSEQPVIITGPNLKITGKGLEANLTTEVIKLINHTRTLYYDQ